The following nucleotide sequence is from Solea senegalensis isolate Sse05_10M linkage group LG19, IFAPA_SoseM_1, whole genome shotgun sequence.
ATCTGCTCTAAAATGTCTGCCAGTAGTCCGACTCCTTATGCAAGTTATAACAATGTGATAACTCTAAATGGCTAACTGTCAAGTATTATACTTACTTTATTCCCACAAGACCAGTGgggttgtgtttcatttgcatcttTATGCATGGAGCCTCGCCCATTACACGTGAGGTTTCTGTGGGATTCCAACGCTACGAGGCAGAAACTTGTCCACCCAGATCGCAACAGAAAACAATGTGGTCTGTTTTGGGTAATGAAGACTGTGAATGCACAAAAATCTTCCTCAAGGCAGAAATGACAGATGTATAGGTATAGTATTCTATGCAGTATAGGTCATATAGGTGTGGCAAGTTGGGGCCTTTGACTCGCCTTCTTTGCAGCacaaaacgacccatagttatgTTGACGtttcaggggttggaaaaaaacgatccatagttacgtttcagttggaaGATAGGATGGATTAACCCCAtcccaacaaaaaaacagtaaacaaaacCAGTTTTGTGTGACCTGGTGTCAGTTTGTTAGCTTCACTTGAGTCAAGGTATAAATTTCAGGCCGACGAAACGCTGGTAACACTATCACGTTTGTTCTGTGTCTGGGAGTTGACCTCAGGCAGGCTTTTGTGGCATTCCACATGTAAGACACCGTCCACATGTGGACTGTGCATTACAGTTTACTGAAGACAGCCTTGACCGTTCCAGTGACGGTGTACACGTGTACACATCTTCATCATGTGATGCAACAATCCAGTGATTGGGTATCACTAATCCAAAAGGGTTTCTCTGGCAAAAGAGTCGTATCTCTTGATTTTTACTCCTACTCCTACTGTATATTCTTTTTGTTTCCTATCTGCTCTAAAATGTCTGCCAGTAGTCCGACTCCTTATGCAAGTTATAACAATGTGATAACTCTAAATGGCTAACTATCAAGTATTATACTTACTTTATTCCCACAAGACCAGTGgggttgtgtttcatttgcatcttTATGCATGGAGCCTCGCCCATTACACGTGAGGTTTCTGTGGGATTCCAACGCTACGAGGCAGAAACTTGTCCACCCAGATCGCAACAGAAAACAATGTGGTCTGTTTTGGATAATGAAGACTGTGAATGCACAAAAATCTTCCTCAAGGCAGAAATGACAGATGTATAGGTATAGTATTCTATGCAGTATAGGTCATATAGGTGTGGCAAGTTGGGGCCTTTGACTCGCCTTCTTTGCAGCacaaaacgacccatagttatgTTGACGtttcaggggttggaaaaaaacgatccatagttacgtttcagttggaaGATAGGATGGATTAACCCCAtcccaacaaaaaaacagtaaacaaaacCAGTTTTGTGTGACCTGGTGTCAGTTTGTTAGCTTCACTTGAGTCAAGGTATAAATTTCAGGCCGTTCACGTTTGTTCTGTGTCTGGGAGTTGACCTCAGTCAGGCTTTTGTGGCATTCCAACCCATCAACACATTAAGGCACCGTCCACATGTGGACTGTGCATTACAGTTTACTGAAGACAGTCTTGACCGTTCCAGTGACGGTGTACACGATTgtgatttgtttgtatttatttcatgtttttgctgcCGACTGTGATACAAATTGTTAGTTTCTGCATCTTTACTCATTGTGGATGACCTGGCAAGGCTGTCATGGTTACTTTGTTTGTGCTCCAGGAGGTGAGAGTCAGGTTGCAGATATTGTCTGTATCTGGGAGTAAACCTCAGTCAGGCTTTTGTGGAATTCAAACCCATCAACACGTAAAGTCACCATCCATGGGGCAAAAGTAAACAATCCGATCTGTGCAGTACAATTACATGAAAACTGTCTGTTACAATGTCAAAACTGTGTGAAATAATTGCATGGTTATACACCAGTCCTTCAGATgtaactttttaacattttaagtgTGAATAACGCCTTGAATTCTGCCACAAATTCTTTTTTCCCAATGGACAAGTTTCCCTCTCTGAAGAACAGGTAGAACAAGCCAATTAATCAACTGCaaataatgtacaatatatCATGACTATGTATTGATGCACAATGTATAAGACATTTTAGACCATTAGGGTAATTACAAAGCAACACTTCCCTTTACTGCCCGCCTACCTGCTGAAGTATATCCACCTATAAAATGGGCTGTTACCACTGAGCTGTCAGAAGAGAACAGACTTCTGCCTGCAAGCAACACAGATGAgattacatttgaaatatttgacatttagtTCTAAATTTTTATGTCATAAAATTAAATCCTTACCCTCCCAGGGGTCACCAACTAGCAACAATACTTGCACAGCCAACCCTAAACATAACTCTTTCTTGCCTTGGTGATTGATGATCAAGCCCATAGGAACCTGCTTATCTCTAACGACTTTCGGGTGGAATTAAGTGTACTTTCGCAACGACACCAACTTTtttggaaagttttttttttcttcttttttttttttttaaaatagaagATGGCATCAGCGGTAAAGTCGGAGCCGATGCGCGTCCTGGTGACAGGCGCGTCTGGGTTGATCGGCAAAGCCATTGAGCATGTGGTGTTTAAGGAAGGTGGGAAACAAGAGGGAGAGGAATGGTTCTTCATCTCCTCTAAGGATGGAGATCTAACGTAAGTTACTTTACACGGCACATttttttcagaatcagaatacttttaatatcccgaaggaaattgttttgttacagttgctCCATGTCAGACTCAGTAAGTACTAGAAGACTCACTCATTtccagtggtgggctgtcagggccagcggggccttctctgctggccctgacaatatcaaaaaagtatttattattattattattattgttattatatatttttttattatctttttttttaataatcaaattaatgtgtgtctgaattcaattactttttcagtatgttatgattatatttccagaaagaatatggttattatttgtgaagctgagctggattttccatatgtcattaaacgcatcatagctccgtggaccttctctagtagtattgctggcctttcgttgaagctgccatttcctatttggttattaCTTTGACTGACGCgtgtcagtttaaaaaaaaaaggccccgACTGAAACCCCACAGTACGCTACTGCTCATTTCAcaaatccgattttaaacatgagATTTTTTGAGTACTtattgctcaggtgtgttgatatatttggtgattttcttttcatcagattgcctaggtcagtggttcccaaactttttctgttgggcccccctttggaggaagaaatttcCCTGGGGGCCCCgcaacatttttgctttagcgatacaaataacctcaatattgctttgtgagaaagcaattttcaaataaaaatatgaaatgcgcaattataactataatagcgtcattttttaaacaataaatacatttgttaaataCAAAAGGCTGTCCTAGgtggtgctgaaaaaaaggatttaagacactgtatgtttaaacatagtactGGAAAAAGCAGCCGTAATACTCTGACAAACAGACAGTTATCAaagctgagttttttttttggtctctcTTCAGAGTGATCTTTAAACAATATATTGAAATATAAACAGGGATGTTGAGCAGACCAGAGCTGTGTTCGAGAAGTATCATCCCACTCATGTCATCCACCTTGCTGCCAAAGTGGGAGGACTCTTCATACACTTGAAGGAAAACCTGCAGTTTTTGGTGAGTTCATGAACCCCCACTGTAAAAGTGAAGTCTTGTATCTATTGTCTTTGAACTGCAATGGCCAGCGAGTGACAATCTGACTTCTTTTACAGAGAGACAACATAAAGATCAATGACAACGTCCTGCATACTGCCCATGAGACGGGTGTTACCAAAGTCGTGTCTTGCCTGTCCAGTTGTATCTTTCCTGACAAAACTACATATCCCATTGATGAGACAATGGTAAGTGCAGTGTGGAGTGTTTTTGATTGAGTcactgagttttgtttttttaaaggaacttttaaaaaatcatttacCCACAtgctaaaaaatgaaaaacaaaacaaacttattCTAAAAATACGAATACTAATTAAAAGCCGTATTCTCACTCTCCAAGATACACGATGGGCAACCCCATGAATCAAATTACGGATACTCGTATGCCAAAAGGATGATTGATATTCAGAACAGGTAAGCAGCTTtgtaggtatgtgtgtgtgtgtcaaatgtgtGCATTCATCTGAGACTGAGACTAAGAATAAATGACTGGAGGTTTCGTGCTTAACCAGACAAACCGGATCAGTTCCACAGGTTGTCTTTTGTTGCCTTTATTTAACCTATATAACCTTCATTTACCTTAATTTAACTTCCTTAAAGCTCCCGCTGACTGAATGTCTGTCTTCAttatctctctccccctctcttctctGTGGTGACAGGGCATACTTTCAGCAGCATAAGCGTTGTTACACATCCGTCATCCCAACTAATGTGTTTGGTCCCCATGACGACTTCAGTGCAGAAAACGGCCACGTGCTGTCGGCAGTCATTGGCAAGACCTACAAAGCCAAACGTGTGTAACTCACAACCACAAATCCATCTTCTGTAACAGTGACTACAACCAAagataagaaaacacacaataactgtagagggttgtttttcttctttgtctctcacagaaGACGGAACCCATGTGAAGGTGTGTGGCACTGGAAATCCACGAAGACAGTTCACCTACTCTCTGGTAAAGTCTCAGTGTGCTGCTGTCTGATAGTTCACAGTATAtgattgataaaaaaataaaataaaataaaaacattcagtgcTTAACagatttattagaccaccacccacaGTTGGCACAGCTGTCCTAAATTAaaagcattggtaattatcaaaatcatttttctgCAATAGTCTTTTGCAGAAATTAATTTATTGAATTCATCTAATTAAATCTTAATTCTTGATCAATAATTACTTGCATCCCTGAACAGAaatattagttttagtggttgtgTCAAGACTGGCTCAGGTGCCTTGAGCCAAAACAACCCACAAGAAGATGAATGCCAGCAAataatatttattgttatacaCTAAATatggggccacacagtggtgtagtggttagcactctcgccttgcagcggttggaacaagggcctttctgcatggagtttgcatgttctcccagtgtgtgcgttctctccgggttctccggcttccttccacagtccaaaaacatgcaatgtggggattaggtcaattggacactctgaattgaccataggagtgagtgtgagagtgaatggttgtttgtctctagctgtatgtggccctgcgatggactggtgtaccccgcctatcacccgatgtagctgagattggcacagcacctgactgactgactgacataacCTATAACCTACACGACCACATACCGAGCATAATGTGCATAATGCCTACACGCCTACACAACCGCGCCCACTCCAGTGAGCCGGCTCAAATGTGGGTGTAAAAAGATGACTTTAGATTGGCATTTCCTCAGATTTCCTAAGGGTTAAACAAGTTTtcgaaagatttctaaaatatttacgTTTTCTCGCTTCTATGACAGGTTCTAATgaatttgttaagcactgtgtACTGCTATTTAAATATCGTACAACAGTATGAACACATGTCAGCATGTTGACTAACAAACTAATACCCATTGCTGTGTTTATTCTCAGGACTTGGGCCGCATACTTGTCTGGGTCCTGAGAGAGTATGACGATGTGGAGCCTCTCATCACCTCCAGTGAGTACACTTCTCACTCGCaataaaatgtgagaaagtTGACACACTGTTTAATTCATTATTAGCATTTGTCtaagttcatttatttaaatttcagtTGGGCCGGAGAAGGAAGTTTCCATCACAGAGGCAGTGGAAATGATCGCAAAGGCTTTGGACTTCAAGGGTGAAATAGTCGTATCCTTTTCCCAGTAATCCAGACACCAACACCTGCCCCCACAGGCTGGTTTTATTATGACAGGTGTACTCGTAAACAAGTGGCTTTCTCAGTGAAAAACAATTTCTTGATATTGCA
It contains:
- the LOC122784854 gene encoding GDP-L-fucose synthase-like, producing MASAVKSEPMRVLVTGASGLIGKAIEHVVFKEGGKQEGEEWFFISSKDGDLTDVEQTRAVFEKYHPTHVIHLAAKVGGLFIHLKENLQFLRDNIKINDNVLHTAHETGVTKVVSCLSSCIFPDKTTYPIDETMIHDGQPHESNYGYSYAKRMIDIQNRAYFQQHKRCYTSVIPTNVFGPHDDFSAENGHVLSAVIGKTYKAKQDGTHVKVCGTGNPRRQFTYSLDLGRILVWVLREYDDVEPLITSIGPEKEVSITEAVEMIAKALDFKGEIVYDTTMSDGQMRKTASIDKLRRYLPNFTFTPLDEAIKLTCDWLVANYDIARK